The following coding sequences are from one Paenibacillus sp. JDR-2 window:
- a CDS encoding ABC transporter permease gives MDMKSGRKRLRTRWRTQDTELTFLALPTTIWYILFCFLPMFGLIIAFKDFKIHGGFLSNVINSDWTGFKNFEFLFKSNDAWVVIRNTLGYNLIFIVLSIAVPVTLALMIGQLHSGKAGKIYQTLMFLPYFLSWVVVSAIVWAFLSFDKGIANQFLATLGNDPVNWYMEPEYWPYFLVFMNVWKGLGYGMVVYLATIAGIDSTYYEAAVIDGASKWQQARFITLPLMKLVIVMMFILAVGRIFYTDFGLFFQVPRDSNSLFNVATTIDVLVYKQLKSATLGMASASAFLQSVMGCVTILIANWVVRRVDRESAMM, from the coding sequence ATGGACATGAAAAGCGGACGAAAACGCCTGCGAACACGCTGGCGCACACAGGATACCGAACTGACGTTTCTGGCCTTACCAACAACCATCTGGTATATCTTGTTTTGTTTCTTGCCAATGTTCGGCCTTATTATTGCCTTTAAAGATTTCAAGATCCACGGCGGTTTTCTGAGCAACGTCATCAACAGCGATTGGACCGGCTTTAAAAACTTTGAATTTCTGTTCAAGTCTAACGACGCTTGGGTCGTGATCCGCAATACGCTGGGCTACAATCTGATTTTCATCGTGCTGAGCATTGCGGTACCCGTCACGTTAGCACTGATGATCGGTCAACTGCATAGCGGCAAGGCCGGGAAAATCTATCAAACGCTGATGTTCCTGCCGTATTTCCTTTCCTGGGTCGTGGTTTCCGCCATTGTGTGGGCGTTTCTAAGCTTCGATAAAGGGATCGCCAATCAATTCCTGGCCACCTTAGGCAACGATCCGGTGAACTGGTATATGGAGCCGGAATATTGGCCGTACTTCCTGGTATTCATGAACGTATGGAAGGGACTGGGCTACGGCATGGTGGTCTACTTGGCGACCATCGCCGGCATTGACAGCACGTATTACGAGGCTGCCGTCATCGACGGCGCGTCCAAGTGGCAGCAAGCACGGTTTATTACGCTGCCGCTCATGAAGCTAGTTATCGTAATGATGTTCATCTTGGCCGTAGGCCGCATCTTCTACACCGACTTCGGCTTGTTCTTCCAAGTGCCGAGGGATTCCAACTCGTTGTTCAATGTAGCGACCACGATTGACGTTCTTGTGTATAAGCAGCTCAAGTCCGCTACGTTAGGAATGGCATCAGCATCTGCATTCTTGCAATCCGTGATGGGCTGCGTGACCATTCTGATTGCCAACTGGGTCGTTCGTCGCGTAGACCGAGAGAGCGCGATGATGTAA
- a CDS encoding carbohydrate ABC transporter permease — protein MSSRTKFETGLDKFNRIRTGTNVVFHLIFSVLALLCLIPVIVVLSISLSSEDSIRESGYHLFPTVFSVDAYHYIAQQGTMITKALGISLLVTVLGTVIGVMLTTSMGYVLSRPNYKLKGLLTWIVFIPMVFNGGLVSSYYINSNMLGLKDTVWALILPLAVSSFNVIICKTFFRSTIPDALIESAEIDGSSQLRIYFSIVLPISLPVLATIGLFLCFAYWNDWFQSMLYIDNQNLYSLQALLNSLMTNVDALAKNASSMGISYAELVATMPKESARMAVAIVIVVPVAVAYPFFQKYFISGLTVGAVKG, from the coding sequence ATGTCATCAAGAACGAAATTTGAAACGGGTCTAGACAAGTTCAACCGGATCCGAACCGGCACGAACGTGGTTTTCCATCTCATTTTTAGCGTATTGGCGCTGCTTTGCCTTATACCTGTCATTGTAGTGCTGTCCATATCGCTAAGCAGCGAGGACTCTATTCGGGAAAGTGGGTATCATCTCTTCCCGACGGTCTTCTCCGTTGATGCTTATCACTATATTGCGCAGCAGGGGACGATGATTACGAAGGCGCTTGGCATCTCGTTGCTCGTTACCGTCCTCGGTACCGTGATTGGCGTGATGCTTACAACGTCGATGGGGTACGTTCTTTCCCGGCCGAATTACAAGCTGAAAGGGCTTCTGACTTGGATCGTATTCATCCCGATGGTGTTCAATGGAGGTTTGGTGTCCAGCTACTATATCAATTCGAATATGCTGGGCCTGAAAGATACGGTGTGGGCGCTCATTCTGCCGCTGGCCGTCTCCTCCTTCAACGTCATCATATGCAAAACCTTCTTCCGAAGCACGATTCCGGACGCGCTGATCGAATCCGCCGAGATCGACGGCTCGAGCCAATTGCGCATTTACTTCTCGATCGTGCTGCCAATTTCGCTGCCGGTCTTGGCGACCATTGGATTGTTCCTCTGCTTCGCCTATTGGAACGATTGGTTCCAATCCATGCTTTACATCGATAACCAGAACTTGTACTCGCTGCAGGCGCTCTTGAACAGCTTGATGACCAACGTGGACGCCCTGGCGAAAAATGCTTCCAGCATGGGCATCAGTTACGCGGAACTTGTCGCAACCATGCCCAAGGAATCCGCGCGTATGGCCGTTGCCATCGTCATCGTGGTTCCCGTTGCCGTTGCTTACCCGTTCTTCCAGAAATATTTTATTTCTGGCCTGACGGTTGGCGCCGTGAAAGGTTAA
- a CDS encoding endonuclease/exonuclease/phosphatase family protein — protein MTFNLRYPEIQDGSDYWPERVDRATNVIRKHHPLLIGTQEGYHSMLKDLEIELYEYDWVGRGRFGEHENEHNAIFYNRDELTVEENGQFWLSETPESEASVSWDSSFPRICTWARFHHRRSGKSFYLYNTHLDHHSQEAKDRGIQVIGEYMAKQRALDGLPALLTGDFNSYPGEFPIRFLRGEIEIDGKKSGLTDAYSQIAENPGLTFHSFKGGDSGEPIDYIFATAEFQFLSVQIDRSQVNGRYPSDHYPVVAAIRF, from the coding sequence ATGACTTTCAATTTACGCTATCCGGAAATCCAAGACGGTTCCGATTATTGGCCGGAGCGAGTGGATCGGGCAACCAACGTTATTCGAAAACATCATCCTTTGCTCATCGGCACTCAGGAAGGTTATCATTCGATGCTCAAAGATTTGGAGATTGAATTATATGAATACGATTGGGTCGGGCGAGGCCGGTTCGGGGAACACGAGAATGAACACAATGCCATTTTTTATAACCGTGACGAGTTGACCGTAGAAGAGAACGGACAGTTTTGGCTGTCGGAAACGCCGGAGTCGGAAGCTTCGGTTAGTTGGGATAGCTCGTTTCCGAGAATCTGTACATGGGCGCGTTTCCATCATCGGAGGTCCGGTAAATCCTTCTATCTTTACAACACCCATCTGGATCATCATAGCCAAGAAGCGAAAGACCGCGGGATTCAAGTCATTGGGGAGTACATGGCTAAACAACGCGCTTTGGATGGACTCCCGGCTTTGCTTACAGGGGATTTCAACTCGTATCCAGGTGAATTCCCGATTCGTTTCTTGCGCGGCGAGATTGAGATTGACGGCAAAAAAAGCGGGTTGACGGACGCGTACTCCCAAATCGCGGAAAATCCCGGCCTGACGTTCCATAGCTTTAAAGGGGGAGACTCCGGAGAGCCGATTGACTATATTTTTGCAACCGCCGAATTCCAATTCTTATCGGTGCAGATCGATCGCTCCCAAGTTAACGGAAGATATCCATCCGATCATTATCCGGTTGTGGCGGCAATCCGATTCTAA
- a CDS encoding sensor histidine kinase, which yields MRSFMQIKIYRGKFIAYAVFVVFIGLALGALTCAVLLDQWVGNSRNEATGAFSRVENSLQYDADRIEAFMQRVYSNSGLVSDIRSFLGNNAEGYLTSRLQGSQYNRPLVSFPDDMKSFLSNGGKGDITQISLHTEQEGNVVSFDNNGNTSYLFRLPNSDETFRETIQKGFVYHKKLSDPNQISRQLGEFRFLVSSDRIFKTVQNYHLDGAAAVSDSGDVYLIAGNGRSSEELIRRIVADGRTHGFLSTGFLDRTYFVTFHSNEFDYRFVSTVDLASLIRQKANVLLIVFLIVLAAMICVLLLIVYNLREDANFLRRIIVSIGRVKTADFTPVSPARYRRNEYGMIARELDDMIRQLDRHIRTNYLLKLKQQETEMKALQHQINPHFLYNTLEVIRSSALVNSADHTSDAIATLGALYRDIVKNENIISLGSELNLLQKYLKIMEFKYPDRFYYQFNVETALVSLPTVKFWMQPLAENFFIHGFHPENEFNLLIVNGWEEEARFVLEIVDNGNRISEQQLAEIRKKLSRGDDAPVDSIGLRNVYTRLRFFYGKGFSMTIDNNEEAGVKITVILSKEATNDVQAADRR from the coding sequence ATGCGTTCATTTATGCAAATCAAGATCTATCGCGGCAAGTTCATTGCATATGCGGTATTTGTGGTGTTCATCGGCTTGGCGCTCGGCGCGCTCACCTGCGCGGTACTGCTGGACCAATGGGTGGGGAATTCCAGGAACGAGGCTACCGGAGCGTTCTCTCGGGTGGAAAACAGCCTCCAGTACGATGCCGACCGTATCGAAGCGTTTATGCAGCGGGTGTATTCCAACAGCGGGCTGGTGTCCGACATTCGCAGCTTTCTAGGAAATAACGCGGAAGGCTATCTGACGAGCAGGCTGCAGGGCAGTCAATATAACCGGCCGCTTGTCTCCTTTCCCGACGATATGAAATCCTTTCTGAGTAACGGGGGAAAAGGAGACATCACGCAAATCAGCCTGCATACCGAGCAAGAGGGCAACGTGGTGAGCTTCGACAATAACGGCAATACGAGTTATCTATTCCGTCTGCCAAACTCCGATGAAACGTTCCGCGAGACCATCCAAAAAGGATTCGTCTATCACAAAAAGCTGTCGGATCCGAACCAAATTTCTCGCCAGCTGGGCGAATTCCGTTTTCTGGTCAGCAGCGACCGGATTTTTAAGACGGTGCAAAATTACCATCTGGATGGAGCCGCGGCAGTCAGCGATTCCGGAGACGTGTACCTGATCGCCGGTAACGGCCGCAGCTCGGAGGAGCTGATTCGCCGGATTGTGGCGGATGGACGCACGCATGGCTTTCTATCGACGGGATTTTTGGACCGTACCTATTTCGTGACTTTCCATTCGAACGAGTTCGATTATCGGTTCGTCAGCACCGTAGACTTGGCCTCGCTGATCCGTCAAAAAGCGAACGTGCTGCTTATCGTGTTTCTTATCGTGCTGGCCGCTATGATCTGCGTCCTGCTGCTCATCGTGTACAATCTGCGCGAGGATGCGAACTTCCTGCGGCGGATTATCGTGTCCATCGGACGAGTGAAAACGGCGGATTTTACCCCAGTTAGCCCGGCCCGCTACCGAAGGAACGAATACGGCATGATCGCCCGGGAATTAGACGATATGATTCGTCAACTCGATCGGCATATTCGCACGAATTATTTATTAAAACTCAAGCAGCAAGAGACTGAAATGAAAGCGCTTCAGCATCAGATTAATCCTCATTTTTTGTACAATACGCTTGAGGTGATACGTTCTTCTGCCCTGGTGAACAGCGCCGACCATACATCCGACGCTATCGCCACCTTGGGCGCCCTGTACCGGGATATCGTAAAAAACGAGAATATCATTTCTCTTGGCAGTGAGCTAAACTTGCTTCAAAAATACTTAAAAATTATGGAATTCAAATATCCGGACCGGTTTTATTATCAGTTTAATGTGGAAACGGCATTAGTATCCTTGCCCACCGTCAAATTCTGGATGCAGCCGCTGGCGGAAAACTTTTTCATTCACGGCTTTCACCCGGAAAACGAGTTCAACCTGCTTATTGTGAACGGCTGGGAAGAAGAGGCACGCTTCGTGCTGGAGATCGTAGACAACGGCAACCGGATTTCCGAACAGCAGTTGGCCGAAATCAGGAAAAAGCTCTCCAGAGGCGACGACGCCCCGGTGGACAGCATTGGCCTGCGTAACGTTTATACCCGGCTGCGCTTTTTCTATGGGAAAGGCTTCTCCATGACGATCGACAATAACGAGGAAGCTGGCGTTAAAATAACCGTAATCCTATCCAAGGAGGCGACTAACGATGTACAAGCTGCTGATCGTAGATGA
- a CDS encoding CxxH/CxxC protein, with amino-acid sequence MYCVCKQHVELAIDKFVDEYEDAPDIVDLKETEFADWDPPRSCDLCGEAAAEFLVV; translated from the coding sequence ATGTATTGTGTGTGCAAGCAGCATGTAGAGCTGGCGATTGATAAATTTGTGGACGAATACGAGGATGCGCCGGATATTGTCGATTTAAAGGAAACGGAATTTGCGGATTGGGATCCGCCTCGCAGCTGCGATCTTTGCGGGGAGGCAGCCGCCGAGTTTTTGGTGGTATAG
- a CDS encoding ABC transporter substrate-binding protein — translation MKRTKKKWLAMSAVALLTTALAGCGNSNSNSNSDSSTSTPSNTNATASAQTETSKPADSGDVPTLVWWTIGGQTPANFDKAIAAMNEYTAEKIGVKIDIKVASWGDWDTKINTIVNTGEPFDIMFTNNSKYSQQVTMGAFADLTDLVQSESPDLYKLIPQKVWDGTKIGGKIYSVPTYKDSSLTQYWVFDDKYVQKYGIDTASIKTLKDLDKPFHDMKAGEGKSFYPLSLTQGDGFNGFFNGYDDMTLGLPPIGVKVDDASRKVVSVLEQPDIMEGLKQLHQWYQDGIINPDAPTKTEADKARPFFAAQAFPGAEASWQITEGVEKYDMFQIFGPIYTTSTIQGSLNAISANSKYKKEALKYLQLVNTDPKLRNMLAFGELGADYDNVDGEKVIERKSDTWPLAAYTQGTFFDLAVTKGAPVDQWDQVRKLNDQATSSTNLGFALDISKLSTEVANTKAVWDKYRYELLTGASDPEKMVPKIVSELKAAGMDAIMKAAQEQVDTYFK, via the coding sequence ATGAAAAGGACGAAAAAAAAATGGCTTGCAATGAGTGCTGTGGCACTTTTAACAACCGCTCTTGCAGGCTGCGGCAACTCGAATTCTAATTCCAATTCCGATTCAAGCACCAGCACGCCTTCGAACACTAATGCGACAGCAAGCGCGCAGACGGAAACGAGCAAGCCCGCTGATTCGGGCGATGTGCCTACGCTGGTATGGTGGACGATCGGCGGACAGACTCCCGCCAACTTCGATAAAGCGATTGCCGCGATGAACGAATACACAGCCGAGAAGATCGGCGTGAAAATCGACATTAAGGTAGCAAGCTGGGGCGACTGGGATACGAAGATCAATACCATCGTGAATACCGGCGAACCGTTCGACATCATGTTTACGAATAACTCCAAGTATAGCCAGCAAGTGACGATGGGCGCGTTTGCCGACCTGACCGACTTGGTGCAAAGCGAATCGCCGGATCTCTACAAGCTGATTCCTCAGAAGGTATGGGATGGAACAAAAATCGGAGGAAAAATCTACTCCGTGCCGACGTACAAAGACTCGTCTTTAACCCAATACTGGGTGTTCGACGACAAGTACGTGCAGAAATACGGCATCGACACGGCTAGCATCAAGACGTTGAAAGACCTCGACAAACCGTTCCACGATATGAAGGCAGGCGAGGGTAAAAGCTTCTACCCGCTGTCGCTCACTCAAGGCGACGGATTTAACGGATTCTTCAACGGCTATGACGATATGACGCTTGGTCTGCCGCCGATCGGCGTAAAAGTCGACGATGCTTCCCGCAAGGTTGTCTCCGTGTTGGAGCAGCCGGACATCATGGAGGGACTCAAGCAGCTGCACCAATGGTACCAAGACGGTATTATCAATCCGGACGCACCGACGAAAACGGAAGCGGATAAAGCCCGTCCGTTCTTCGCGGCGCAGGCATTCCCGGGCGCGGAAGCGAGCTGGCAGATTACGGAGGGTGTCGAGAAGTACGACATGTTCCAGATCTTTGGACCGATTTATACGACGAGTACGATTCAAGGCTCTCTGAATGCGATCTCGGCCAACTCGAAATATAAGAAAGAAGCATTGAAATATTTGCAGCTGGTCAATACGGATCCGAAGCTGCGCAATATGCTGGCCTTTGGCGAGCTGGGCGCCGATTACGACAACGTGGATGGCGAGAAAGTAATTGAGCGCAAGTCCGATACATGGCCGCTTGCCGCTTATACGCAAGGGACGTTCTTCGACCTGGCCGTAACGAAAGGCGCTCCGGTAGATCAGTGGGATCAAGTTCGCAAGCTGAACGATCAGGCGACTTCCTCCACGAACCTGGGCTTTGCGCTGGACATCAGCAAGCTGAGCACCGAAGTGGCCAATACGAAAGCGGTATGGGACAAATACCGGTATGAGCTGCTGACGGGCGCTTCCGATCCGGAGAAGATGGTACCGAAGATTGTGTCTGAATTGAAGGCCGCTGGCATGGATGCGATTATGAAGGCCGCCCAAGAGCAAGTCGATACTTATTTTAAATAA
- a CDS encoding ABC transporter substrate-binding protein, which yields MREQRNLSRLLASFVLVIMLTLPISGCFSASGKEEKASATDNTVNLIYYTIGDPDKDLKMVNDKINEILAKKIGVTITYIKVGWQEYEERLNTLVSAGTPFDIAFAPEYANYAQRGAWLRLNDYLSKVGKDMYDAIDPIFWQGVRMDDGGIYGVPTNKELAVRDQWMYPDALVEKYHIDISKYTTLASLEPLLRMIKEKEPAYIPMELDKESQNFFALDGYEYVSEKTLPLMRNVLDPDSPVVNIFETDEARKVLDLLRRYYVEGYINEDAAMRETEGLKRGALVFWKAAGGGPLAENSWSKDRGYKLVAYPVTPALITTESIRGGIMAISAETKHPVEAVKFLNLLNTDPEVRNLFNFGIEGVHYNLDRNGQVVPIPPKDKNGNPIPDAQPSYGGVQYTQGNWFILKTMGGEYPDPLDKWNQFRASNKEAVVSSTLGFTPDLSRMPIQMQNIQMVWEKYFPSLMTGSVDVASVLPNFNQELRQAGIDEVRAEVQKQLDAWRAAHSSPGRG from the coding sequence ATGCGGGAACAACGGAATTTGAGTCGTCTCCTTGCATCCTTCGTGCTCGTCATCATGTTGACGCTGCCTATATCCGGTTGTTTCTCCGCATCCGGTAAGGAAGAGAAAGCCTCGGCAACGGACAATACAGTGAATTTGATCTATTATACGATCGGCGATCCGGACAAGGACCTTAAGATGGTCAACGACAAGATCAACGAGATTCTGGCCAAGAAAATCGGCGTTACCATTACGTATATCAAGGTAGGCTGGCAAGAGTACGAGGAGCGTCTGAATACCCTCGTGTCGGCAGGAACTCCCTTTGACATCGCTTTTGCCCCGGAGTACGCGAATTACGCGCAGCGCGGCGCTTGGCTGAGGCTGAACGACTATCTGTCGAAAGTGGGGAAGGATATGTATGATGCAATCGACCCTATTTTCTGGCAAGGCGTACGGATGGATGACGGCGGTATTTACGGTGTGCCGACCAATAAAGAATTAGCCGTGCGCGACCAGTGGATGTATCCGGATGCGCTAGTGGAGAAGTACCATATTGATATCTCGAAGTACACAACGCTGGCTTCCCTTGAACCGCTGTTAAGGATGATCAAGGAGAAGGAACCAGCTTATATACCGATGGAGCTCGATAAGGAATCTCAAAATTTCTTCGCCTTGGACGGCTACGAATACGTATCGGAAAAGACGCTTCCCCTAATGAGGAATGTCCTGGATCCCGATTCTCCGGTCGTGAATATTTTTGAAACCGACGAAGCCCGGAAAGTGCTGGACCTTCTTCGGCGCTACTATGTGGAGGGTTATATCAATGAGGACGCGGCCATGCGGGAAACCGAAGGACTGAAGCGCGGCGCGCTAGTCTTCTGGAAAGCAGCGGGGGGAGGCCCGCTGGCGGAAAATAGTTGGAGCAAGGATCGCGGTTACAAGCTGGTGGCTTACCCTGTAACCCCAGCATTGATCACGACGGAATCCATTCGGGGGGGAATCATGGCTATTAGCGCGGAAACGAAGCATCCCGTCGAGGCCGTAAAGTTTCTCAATCTGCTGAACACGGATCCCGAGGTGCGCAATCTGTTCAATTTCGGGATCGAGGGCGTACACTACAACCTGGATCGTAATGGCCAAGTGGTGCCCATTCCGCCCAAGGACAAGAACGGCAATCCTATTCCGGACGCGCAGCCAAGCTATGGAGGCGTGCAGTACACCCAAGGCAATTGGTTCATCTTGAAGACCATGGGCGGGGAATATCCGGATCCCTTGGACAAATGGAATCAATTCCGCGCGAGCAACAAGGAAGCGGTTGTATCGAGTACGCTGGGTTTTACTCCGGACTTGTCACGGATGCCCATCCAGATGCAAAACATCCAGATGGTCTGGGAGAAATACTTTCCCAGCCTGATGACGGGCAGCGTGGATGTAGCTTCGGTACTGCCGAATTTTAATCAGGAGCTTCGGCAGGCGGGCATCGACGAAGTGCGGGCCGAGGTGCAAAAGCAGCTTGACGCCTGGCGAGCCGCCCATTCGTCACCCGGAAGAGGTTAA
- a CDS encoding sensor domain-containing diguanylate cyclase, which yields MIESRRLEVIMEVQQQMLLSNFDLKLFMQTICDRMCLLTDADGSTIEMLAGDEMVYAAVSGTLQPHLGIRINKNGSLSGLCVTKEDILYSADTQQDDRVNKEATMKVGARSMVCVPLFESTNAVGVLKVISGRPNAFSSRDIETLQLLSLALGSELGKQINYDDKVRILNDYEQLLIQLRAEIDRREKLEHELIQLTERDILTGLLNRRGFSVRIQGWINRAGREEGFFGVFYLDLNKFKQCNDTHGHEVGDLVLVEFANRIKNATGESALVARLGGDEFVVAAWLQKDNDLVQTANRLVSQLELPMQIKELRLPMTTSVGCTLWSEGKTETDLLREADQSMYLAKSNGTNRIAVDGKLVG from the coding sequence ATGATTGAAAGCCGTCGCCTGGAAGTCATAATGGAAGTCCAGCAGCAGATGCTGTTATCTAACTTTGATTTAAAGCTGTTTATGCAGACGATATGTGATCGGATGTGCCTGCTAACCGATGCCGACGGCTCTACGATCGAGATGCTGGCAGGAGATGAGATGGTTTATGCTGCCGTCAGCGGCACTTTGCAGCCTCATCTTGGCATTCGAATCAATAAGAACGGCAGCTTGTCGGGATTATGCGTAACGAAGGAGGATATTTTGTATTCCGCGGACACGCAGCAAGACGATCGCGTCAACAAGGAAGCGACAATGAAGGTTGGCGCTCGTAGCATGGTCTGCGTCCCCCTGTTTGAATCCACCAACGCCGTCGGAGTGTTGAAAGTCATCTCCGGTCGTCCTAACGCTTTCTCCAGCCGCGATATCGAGACGCTGCAGTTGTTATCGCTCGCTCTAGGGTCAGAGTTAGGCAAGCAAATTAACTACGATGACAAAGTCCGGATCCTAAACGATTACGAGCAATTATTGATTCAATTAAGAGCTGAAATTGATAGACGCGAAAAGCTGGAGCACGAGCTTATTCAATTAACCGAGCGCGACATTCTGACAGGATTACTGAATCGTAGAGGCTTTAGCGTACGTATCCAAGGCTGGATTAACCGCGCCGGTCGAGAAGAAGGCTTCTTTGGGGTGTTCTACCTTGATCTAAATAAATTCAAGCAATGCAATGATACTCACGGACATGAAGTCGGCGATCTCGTGCTTGTGGAATTCGCCAATCGCATCAAAAATGCAACTGGCGAATCCGCTCTGGTCGCACGGCTAGGGGGAGACGAGTTCGTGGTGGCGGCATGGCTGCAGAAAGATAACGACTTGGTACAGACCGCTAACAGGTTGGTCAGTCAATTGGAATTGCCAATGCAGATTAAGGAGCTTCGTCTTCCGATGACCACCAGCGTCGGCTGTACGTTATGGTCAGAGGGCAAGACGGAGACTGATCTCTTACGCGAGGCGGATCAATCCATGTATCTCGCCAAGTCCAATGGTACCAACCGCATTGCGGTTGACGGGAAGCTCGTGGGTTAA
- a CDS encoding response regulator transcription factor, with protein MYKLLIVDDEPQILEGMKRTLDWEKYGFGRIETSETYEGAISKAVEILPDLAIFDVCIGKQRGYDAIHKLNELRLPSKYIIMSGYGEFQYALEAIRCGAKDYLLKPVDRSKLQQLVEKIIVEDLHGKLADADRSDLDIDPVLGVRYDSLSKLTNRILLIVKAEYAQNLSLKSVAERFRMNGTYLGQLFLKETKKKFSEYLMAYRMLRAQERIQCTDEKIISIALSVGYPNLNYFYSHFHAYFGKSPSDLRRKE; from the coding sequence ATGTACAAGCTGCTGATCGTAGATGACGAGCCACAGATTTTGGAAGGAATGAAGCGAACGCTGGATTGGGAGAAATACGGCTTTGGTCGCATCGAGACGAGCGAGACTTATGAAGGCGCGATTTCGAAGGCCGTGGAAATTTTGCCGGATTTGGCGATCTTTGATGTATGCATCGGCAAGCAGCGCGGCTATGACGCCATCCACAAGCTCAACGAGCTGCGCCTTCCCTCGAAATATATTATTATGAGCGGCTATGGCGAGTTTCAATATGCGCTGGAGGCGATTCGCTGCGGGGCCAAGGACTACCTGCTCAAACCCGTGGATCGTTCAAAGCTGCAGCAGCTGGTCGAGAAGATTATCGTAGAAGATTTGCACGGTAAGCTGGCAGATGCGGATCGCAGTGACCTAGATATAGACCCGGTACTTGGCGTGCGTTATGACAGCTTGTCCAAGCTGACTAATCGCATTCTATTGATCGTCAAAGCGGAGTATGCCCAGAACTTGAGCTTGAAATCGGTTGCGGAGCGTTTTCGCATGAACGGAACGTACCTCGGGCAGTTATTCCTCAAGGAAACGAAAAAGAAGTTCTCGGAATATTTAATGGCTTACCGAATGCTTCGCGCCCAGGAACGCATACAGTGCACGGACGAGAAGATTATCAGCATCGCGCTTTCTGTCGGATATCCCAACCTGAACTATTTCTATTCTCATTTCCACGCTTATTTCGGCAAATCACCCTCGGATTTGCGTAGAAAGGAATAA
- a CDS encoding ankyrin repeat domain-containing protein produces the protein MKKWMLACLLLLQGCGNGAGDERHIQEKESVSVMGTMDEQLLQASEDGHAEKVRQLIQNGANLDVQDDKGRTPLMIATYKKDFAVAEVLTEAGADVNLRDDMLNSPFLYAGAEGYVDILRLTIDAGADTKITNRYGGIAIIPASEHGHVEVVRELLERTDTNVNHVNKLGWTALLEAIILNNGNKRQVETVNLLIEHGADVNLADNDGVTPLQHARKRGFKEIEQLLVDAGAK, from the coding sequence ATGAAGAAATGGATGCTTGCATGCCTCCTGCTGCTTCAAGGATGCGGCAACGGTGCCGGGGACGAACGTCATATTCAAGAAAAGGAGAGTGTAAGCGTAATGGGAACGATGGATGAGCAGCTGCTTCAAGCCTCGGAGGATGGACATGCGGAGAAAGTCCGCCAACTGATTCAAAACGGCGCAAACCTGGACGTTCAGGATGACAAGGGACGCACCCCTCTTATGATTGCAACCTACAAGAAGGATTTTGCGGTGGCAGAGGTGCTGACTGAAGCGGGAGCGGATGTGAATTTACGGGACGATATGCTAAACTCGCCTTTCTTGTATGCCGGAGCCGAAGGGTATGTGGATATTCTGAGGCTTACGATTGATGCCGGGGCGGATACGAAAATAACGAACCGATACGGGGGCATAGCCATCATACCGGCCTCGGAACATGGCCACGTTGAGGTGGTTCGTGAGCTGCTCGAGCGGACGGACACGAATGTGAACCATGTCAACAAGCTGGGCTGGACCGCATTGCTGGAAGCCATTATTCTCAATAACGGCAACAAGCGGCAGGTAGAGACGGTGAATCTGCTGATCGAGCATGGCGCGGATGTCAATCTGGCCGACAATGACGGCGTTACGCCGCTGCAGCATGCTCGCAAGAGAGGGTTTAAAGAAATCGAGCAGCTGCTGGTTGACGCTGGAGCCAAGTAG
- the rlmH gene encoding 23S rRNA (pseudouridine(1915)-N(3))-methyltransferase RlmH, with product MHIQIASVGKLKEKYLVQGIAEYAKRLGPYVRLTLTEVPDEKAPETMSPAEEAQVREREGERLLAQLKPDAHVVALAIGGELWSSEDLAEQLDKLATYGRSHVAFVIGGSTGLAPAVLQRAQQKLSFGRMTLPHQLMRLVLIEQIYRAVKINRGEPYHK from the coding sequence ATGCATATACAGATTGCTTCGGTTGGCAAGCTTAAGGAAAAATATTTGGTGCAGGGCATCGCGGAGTATGCCAAGCGGCTCGGGCCGTACGTGAGGCTGACGCTCACGGAAGTGCCCGACGAGAAGGCGCCGGAGACGATGAGTCCGGCGGAGGAAGCGCAAGTGCGCGAGCGGGAGGGGGAACGGCTTCTTGCGCAGCTGAAGCCGGACGCCCATGTTGTCGCGCTCGCGATTGGCGGCGAGCTCTGGTCCAGCGAGGATCTCGCGGAACAGCTCGATAAGTTGGCCACGTATGGGCGAAGCCACGTGGCTTTTGTCATTGGCGGGAGCACGGGGCTCGCTCCCGCGGTGCTGCAGCGCGCCCAGCAGAAGCTCAGCTTCGGGCGCATGACGCTGCCGCACCAGCTGATGCGGCTGGTGCTGATCGAGCAGATCTACCGCGCGGTGAAGATTAACCGCGGGGAACCGTACCACAAGTAG